One window from the genome of Mucilaginibacter ginsenosidivorans encodes:
- a CDS encoding beta-N-acetylhexosaminidase, with translation MKKCLLLLLVMFACAPINYSQAHDFAVKGFHLDLRIQAMPMPALKQFALKLKQEGMNTLIMEWEGTYPFEKHPLIPNRYAYTKAEIVDFIQYCNGLGIDVIPLQQSFGHVEYILRNEKYKDLREDQKDYSQVCPLQTKQDSLLFTDLYTELASTHTSKYIHIGGDETYLLGHDARCQKKVAEEGKSKLYIDYIRTLCNIVIKLGKRPVMWADIALKYPEAIKLLPKGTILVDWNYGWDMNNFGEHKKLVESGFEIWGAPALRSHPDNYFLTEWEKHFKNIRDFVPACRKLGYKGMIMTSWSTSGAYSSVWETDENLLDLYAIRHVYPISGFNILLAAYAESLGSEKPLDIDAFVTKYAVDYYGLTPGQAAKFWQALKMPQYQVMQGKAVSPTSMSVEQSLAEAGNALTIFNSLNPTKNQDEFKHYSLMATIRVHYLTYELIEANVNSPTFDPAEIPAVLDKLKDLINRQARLDVVFEQLNQDYLYPGEVQEESDLRNAKAELLYNRLSRQK, from the coding sequence ATGAAAAAATGTCTTCTGCTTTTACTCGTCATGTTTGCGTGTGCCCCAATTAATTATAGCCAAGCGCACGATTTCGCTGTAAAAGGTTTCCATCTCGATCTGCGGATACAGGCAATGCCGATGCCCGCGCTAAAGCAGTTCGCGCTGAAACTAAAACAAGAAGGCATGAATACATTGATCATGGAGTGGGAGGGAACATATCCCTTTGAAAAGCATCCCCTCATTCCAAACCGGTACGCGTATACTAAAGCAGAAATAGTCGATTTTATACAATACTGTAACGGTTTAGGCATAGATGTTATCCCGCTGCAGCAAAGTTTCGGGCATGTTGAGTATATACTCCGGAACGAAAAGTACAAAGATCTGCGCGAGGATCAGAAGGATTATTCGCAGGTTTGCCCGCTTCAAACCAAACAGGACAGCCTGCTTTTTACTGATCTTTACACCGAACTGGCATCCACCCATACTTCAAAATATATCCACATCGGCGGCGACGAGACGTATCTTTTGGGACACGATGCCCGGTGCCAGAAGAAGGTTGCAGAAGAAGGCAAATCTAAATTGTACATCGACTATATCCGGACGCTCTGCAATATCGTGATCAAACTGGGTAAGCGCCCGGTGATGTGGGCCGATATAGCACTGAAATACCCCGAGGCTATCAAGCTGCTTCCGAAGGGAACCATCCTGGTGGACTGGAATTACGGCTGGGATATGAATAACTTCGGCGAGCATAAAAAGCTTGTTGAAAGCGGCTTTGAAATTTGGGGCGCACCCGCCTTGCGTTCGCACCCGGATAACTACTTCCTTACAGAATGGGAAAAACATTTCAAAAACATCCGCGATTTTGTGCCGGCTTGCCGCAAATTGGGTTATAAGGGAATGATCATGACCTCATGGTCAACCTCAGGAGCTTATTCATCAGTTTGGGAGACCGATGAAAATCTTCTTGATCTCTATGCCATCAGGCATGTGTACCCCATTAGCGGGTTTAACATATTGCTGGCAGCCTATGCTGAAAGCCTGGGATCGGAGAAACCGCTTGACATTGATGCATTTGTCACCAAATACGCTGTTGACTATTATGGTTTAACTCCCGGTCAGGCCGCTAAATTCTGGCAGGCGCTAAAAATGCCGCAATACCAGGTAATGCAGGGCAAGGCAGTATCGCCAACATCTATGTCCGTCGAGCAATCGCTGGCAGAAGCGGGTAATGCGCTGACTATCTTTAATTCGTTAAATCCAACAAAAAACCAGGATGAGTTTAAGCATTATAGTTTAATGGCCACCATCCGCGTACACTACCTGACCTATGAACTTATTGAAGCAAATGTGAATTCACCAACGTTTGACCCGGCTGAGATACCTGCAGTGCTTGATAAACTAAAGGATCTTATAAATCGGCAGGCCCGGCTCGATGTGGTTTTTGAGCAATTGAACCAGGATTATTTATATCCCGGCGAGGTGCAGGAAGAAAGCGACCTTCGCAATGCCAAAGCGGAACTATTGTATAACCGGTTATCACGTCAAAAATGA
- a CDS encoding sensor histidine kinase: MKLRTKYILFVVILHLIVLVLSYYILEKNLVFFIISEVFVIISLIIAWNLYRQLIQPLKSLMQGIEAIRDRDFNVKFVPTGKREVDQLIGVYNEMIDHLRTERTIQEQQHFFLEKLIYTSPTGIIILDYDNNIHQINPKACAILNVNEKELLKLSVEYLPDDFLKHIKTVKPGDSKIFKLNGATTYRLQRSHFIDRGFARDFIMIEELTAEILAAEKNVYGKVIRMMAHEVNNTIGPVNSIIQSALKTDKLWEGHHSDDLKDALGVGLDRNQNLNLFIRNFADLVKLPVPNRKLIDLNKLAASVVTLMEIRASEKNIKLVTQLNALPVNVSADEQQMEQALINIVKNAIEASDESGEIKLSVRLAPRQLIITDNGKGISAEQSEQLFTPFFTTKKDGQGIGLTLVREILVNHAFEFSLKTVAPQQTEFTINF, from the coding sequence ATGAAGCTGAGGACTAAGTACATCCTGTTTGTTGTTATCCTGCACCTCATTGTGCTGGTGCTCAGCTACTACATTCTTGAAAAAAACCTGGTATTTTTTATCATATCAGAAGTTTTTGTCATCATCTCCCTTATCATCGCCTGGAACCTGTACCGCCAGCTGATACAGCCGCTAAAGTCACTGATGCAGGGTATTGAGGCAATCCGCGACAGGGATTTTAATGTAAAATTTGTGCCGACAGGTAAACGCGAGGTCGACCAGTTGATAGGCGTCTATAACGAAATGATCGACCACCTGCGTACCGAACGTACCATACAGGAGCAGCAGCATTTTTTTCTTGAAAAATTGATCTACACTTCACCCACCGGTATTATTATTTTGGATTATGATAACAATATACACCAGATCAACCCCAAAGCCTGCGCCATACTCAATGTTAATGAAAAAGAGTTGCTTAAACTGTCGGTTGAGTACTTACCGGATGATTTCCTCAAGCATATCAAAACGGTAAAGCCGGGCGATTCAAAAATATTTAAACTGAACGGCGCCACCACTTACCGCCTGCAGCGGTCGCATTTTATCGATCGCGGTTTCGCGCGCGATTTTATTATGATCGAGGAACTTACGGCTGAGATACTCGCTGCTGAAAAGAATGTGTATGGTAAGGTGATCCGCATGATGGCGCATGAGGTGAACAATACCATAGGGCCGGTAAATTCTATTATACAATCTGCCCTAAAAACCGATAAACTATGGGAAGGACACCATTCCGACGACTTGAAAGATGCGCTCGGCGTGGGCCTCGACCGAAATCAGAACCTTAATCTTTTCATACGCAACTTTGCCGACCTGGTGAAGCTGCCTGTGCCAAACCGTAAACTGATCGATCTGAACAAGCTGGCAGCGTCGGTGGTTACACTGATGGAAATCAGGGCATCTGAAAAGAATATAAAACTGGTCACGCAATTAAATGCCCTGCCTGTCAATGTCTCAGCCGATGAGCAGCAGATGGAGCAGGCGCTTATCAACATAGTCAAAAATGCTATCGAAGCCAGTGATGAGTCCGGCGAGATAAAACTTTCGGTAAGGTTGGCGCCAAGGCAACTGATCATAACGGATAACGGCAAAGGCATAAGTGCCGAACAAAGCGAACAATTGTTTACACCATTTTTCACAACAAAAAAAGATGGACAAGGCATAGGTCTTACACTGGTGCGCGAGATACTGGTCAATCATGCTTTTGAATTTTCCTTAAAAACAGTGGCTCCGCAGCAGACAGAGTTTACCATAAACTTCTAA
- a CDS encoding sigma-54-dependent transcriptional regulator translates to MILIIDDDIAVRTSLQLLLKSEGYEVADTPSPGDALNIVKKRHPELVILDLNFSIATSGEEGMSLLAKIKQADPAVPVILITGWGSIELAVKGMKLGANDFINKPWNNDHLLQSVKTLLDLQDKKAQHSTRKQLDSQYNFQHIIGEDPNMLDILETIGRVAGTDASVLVMGESGTGKELIAEAIHQNSLRRNKPFIKVNLGGISTSLFESEMFGHIRGAFTDARFDRMGRFEMANKGTIFLDEIGELDAGSQVKLLRVLQDRTYEVLGSSRTKTVDVRVVCATNKNLNEMVARQSFREDLLYRINLITVYLPALRERPKDIPLLVNFFINNLKEIYNRPKLTVSVNAMKWLQTLPLPGNIRQLKNLVERSILISKKDVLDIKDFRSQLELSPVKKGNLQMPGVGVVTLEEMEVEMIKRALEFHHNKIARAAKSLGLTRSALYRRLEKYQIPFDEAED, encoded by the coding sequence ATGATACTAATAATTGACGATGATATAGCTGTACGCACCTCGCTGCAATTACTTTTAAAAAGTGAAGGTTACGAGGTTGCTGACACGCCTTCGCCTGGTGACGCTTTAAACATTGTCAAAAAACGGCACCCTGAATTGGTCATCCTCGATCTGAATTTCTCTATTGCTACGTCTGGCGAGGAGGGTATGAGTCTGCTTGCTAAGATTAAACAGGCCGACCCGGCGGTGCCGGTGATATTAATAACAGGGTGGGGGAGTATCGAACTGGCTGTAAAAGGCATGAAACTGGGCGCGAACGATTTTATCAACAAGCCCTGGAATAACGATCATTTGCTGCAATCGGTAAAAACTCTGCTCGACCTTCAGGATAAAAAAGCGCAGCACAGTACCCGGAAACAACTGGATAGCCAGTATAACTTTCAACACATCATCGGCGAGGATCCGAACATGCTGGATATATTGGAAACTATCGGGCGGGTTGCAGGTACAGATGCCTCGGTACTGGTGATGGGAGAAAGCGGAACGGGCAAGGAATTGATAGCAGAGGCTATCCATCAAAACAGTTTGCGCCGAAATAAGCCTTTTATTAAAGTGAATCTTGGAGGTATTTCGACCTCCCTGTTCGAAAGTGAGATGTTCGGGCACATTCGCGGGGCATTTACCGATGCAAGGTTTGACAGGATGGGTCGATTCGAAATGGCCAATAAAGGCACCATCTTCCTGGATGAAATTGGCGAGTTGGATGCCGGCAGCCAGGTAAAGTTACTGCGGGTATTGCAGGACCGTACCTACGAGGTGTTGGGAAGCAGCCGTACAAAAACAGTCGACGTTCGCGTTGTATGCGCCACCAATAAGAACCTGAACGAGATGGTTGCCCGTCAAAGTTTTAGGGAGGACCTGCTTTATCGAATTAACCTGATCACCGTTTATCTGCCTGCCCTGCGCGAGCGCCCGAAGGATATTCCTTTGTTGGTCAATTTTTTCATCAATAATTTAAAGGAGATATATAATCGCCCTAAACTAACCGTATCTGTCAACGCGATGAAGTGGCTGCAAACTTTGCCATTGCCCGGCAACATTCGCCAACTGAAAAACCTGGTGGAACGTTCTATCCTTATTAGCAAAAAGGATGTGCTGGATATTAAAGATTTTCGGTCGCAACTGGAACTATCGCCGGTAAAAAAAGGTAATTTGCAGATGCCGGGAGTAGGGGTGGTGACCCTGGAGGAAATGGAGGTCGAGATGATCAAACGCGCGCTTGAATTTCATCATAACAAAATAGCGCGGGCAGCGAAATCACTGGGCCTTACCAGGAGTGCCTTATACCGCCGGCTCGAAAAATACCAGATACCGTTCGATGAAGCTGAGGACTAA
- a CDS encoding ABC transporter permease translates to MFKHLFKLIWNKKKQNFLLMSEMLVSFLVIFAVFTLFVYYYNNYKKPIGFDYNDLWAVSYNNTYKTTNTDSLNTFYENLRATIKSMPLVKEASFCSDNIPFSNNQWTGDVHYKGGTSNADHYTADDNYKNTMNIQVLHGRWFEKADGMAKTTPVIINNSLKDKLFGSEEAVGKLMDEGDAKNSLRVIGVVQGVKAGGDYALARPAIYKRVDTGSFHWLGKIMIRVTPGADAAFESKLYKTMASYMKDSNVEIEHMANKRKSANLWSLIPMIVTSIVACFLIINVAMGLFGVLWYNINKRRGEIGLRRAIGATAKSVSSQLVSEALVLTTFSLIIGTFFAIQFPLLNVFNLEAGIYIVALILSIIFIYLLVTVCALYPGKQAAAIYPAVALHEE, encoded by the coding sequence ATGTTCAAGCATTTATTTAAACTGATCTGGAATAAAAAGAAGCAAAACTTTTTATTGATGTCCGAGATGCTGGTCTCGTTCCTGGTCATCTTCGCAGTATTTACACTTTTTGTATACTATTATAACAATTACAAAAAACCTATCGGGTTCGATTATAACGACTTGTGGGCCGTGAGTTACAATAATACCTACAAAACCACTAATACGGATTCATTGAACACATTCTATGAAAACCTGAGGGCAACTATTAAATCAATGCCTTTGGTAAAGGAAGCAAGTTTTTGCAGCGATAATATACCTTTTTCAAACAACCAATGGACCGGTGACGTGCATTATAAAGGGGGTACCAGCAATGCCGACCACTATACTGCCGATGATAACTATAAAAATACGATGAATATTCAGGTGCTGCATGGCAGGTGGTTCGAAAAAGCAGATGGCATGGCAAAAACTACACCTGTTATCATCAATAATTCATTGAAAGATAAATTATTTGGTTCTGAAGAAGCAGTTGGGAAATTGATGGATGAGGGCGACGCAAAAAACAGCCTCAGGGTCATAGGCGTTGTGCAGGGAGTAAAAGCAGGTGGCGATTACGCGCTGGCTCGTCCGGCTATCTATAAAAGGGTAGACACCGGATCATTCCATTGGCTGGGTAAGATCATGATCAGGGTGACGCCGGGTGCGGATGCTGCATTTGAAAGCAAGCTATATAAGACGATGGCTAGTTATATGAAGGATTCCAATGTCGAGATAGAGCATATGGCAAATAAGCGCAAAAGCGCCAACCTTTGGAGCCTAATACCGATGATCGTTACATCCATCGTTGCATGTTTTTTGATCATTAACGTGGCGATGGGGCTGTTCGGCGTACTTTGGTACAACATCAATAAACGCCGTGGCGAAATAGGTTTGCGCAGGGCTATTGGGGCAACCGCGAAGTCTGTATCATCACAATTGGTTTCAGAAGCCTTGGTGCTCACCACGTTCTCCCTTATAATTGGGACTTTTTTTGCGATCCAGTTTCCTTTACTGAACGTGTTCAATCTTGAAGCAGGGATTTACATTGTGGCGCTCATACTGTCGATCATATTTATCTATTTGCTGGTGACGGTTTGTGCCTTATATCCTGGTAAACAGGCTGCAGCAATTTACCCGGCGGTGGCACTGCATGAAGAATAA
- a CDS encoding ABC transporter permease translates to MLKNYFKIAIAVLKRRKFFTFISLFGISFTLTILLVLTAFIDKVVGDNYPDKKRDRSLYVSRISQSGKNTMQSGPPSFYFLDHYARTLKTPVSIGISSGFNGTNTYVNNKKIAVNYKYTNAEYWEILEYDFVEGKPFGKKEVDNADKVAVISTDMKKEYFGDGGSVVGQYIEADNVKYRVIGVVKNVPITSYMLYSDIYLPYTVAKDQGYKNNKSYGGGYFGILLARSSGDLDKMHDEYEAMIKRLKPEDKMFTTVNSHADTYIKAYVDTGDDKHSGTFIAITAISIFAVIVMLLPTLNLVNINITRIMERSSEIGVRKAFGASSMTLVYQFIVENIILTLLGGLIGIVLSFIALQVINSAHLIANLELTINFTVLFIGLLVCLLFGLLSGVYPAWRMSKLNVVNALKAQ, encoded by the coding sequence TTCTTCACCTTTATCAGCTTGTTCGGTATAAGCTTTACGCTAACCATCCTGCTTGTGCTTACCGCATTCATTGATAAGGTTGTTGGTGATAATTACCCCGATAAAAAACGTGACAGGTCGCTTTACGTCTCAAGGATATCGCAGTCGGGTAAAAATACCATGCAATCGGGACCGCCTTCTTTCTATTTCCTCGATCATTATGCCCGCACTTTGAAAACCCCGGTCAGTATCGGTATTTCGTCGGGCTTTAACGGAACAAACACTTATGTGAACAATAAAAAGATAGCGGTGAACTACAAATACACCAACGCTGAGTACTGGGAAATACTGGAATATGATTTTGTAGAGGGGAAGCCTTTCGGCAAGAAAGAAGTTGACAACGCCGACAAGGTTGCCGTCATTTCGACCGATATGAAAAAGGAATATTTCGGCGATGGCGGATCGGTTGTGGGACAGTATATCGAGGCGGATAATGTAAAATACCGCGTTATTGGAGTTGTGAAAAATGTACCAATTACCAGCTATATGCTTTACAGCGATATCTACCTGCCCTATACCGTGGCCAAGGACCAGGGATATAAAAACAATAAGAGCTACGGTGGCGGTTATTTTGGTATTCTGCTGGCCAGGTCGTCCGGAGATCTTGACAAAATGCACGACGAATATGAGGCCATGATAAAAAGGTTAAAACCCGAAGATAAAATGTTTACTACGGTTAACAGCCATGCCGATACCTACATCAAAGCTTACGTTGATACAGGTGATGATAAACATTCAGGTACGTTTATCGCAATCACGGCCATTAGCATATTTGCGGTCATCGTGATGCTTTTACCTACGCTTAACCTGGTGAACATCAACATTACCCGTATCATGGAGCGCTCGTCAGAGATCGGGGTTCGCAAAGCTTTCGGTGCATCGTCAATGACGCTGGTCTATCAATTTATAGTGGAGAATATCATTCTTACACTTCTTGGCGGTTTGATAGGTATCGTATTATCTTTTATCGCTTTGCAGGTTATCAACAGCGCTCATCTTATCGCAAACCTCGAACTCACTATCAACTTTACTGTGCTGTTTATCGGCCTGTTAGTTTGTTTGTTGTTCGGGTTGTTATCGGGTGTCTACCCGGCATGGCGCATGTCCAAACTAAATGTGGTAAATGCATTAAAAGCGCAATAA